The genomic interval CCTTAAGGCCTTCCCTGCCCCCGGCCATCCGCACCGAAGGCATGGAAAAAAAATCAGAAGCCGGGTGGTTCCGGTTCAATGCGGCTGAAAATCTGGCAGCGCTGGAAAAGAACCTCACCCCCACACTGGAAAAACGCGCAGGCAACCGCTCCCACCTGAATCTGGTGCGCGAATCCTCCCGCAAATCCGTCGCCGAATTTGTCAAAAACTGGCTGCTCCAGCAGACCTTCACCCCGGCCAGCCAGGTCAAAAGCATCACCGTCATCTTTCCCGATGAAATCCCTGCCCAAGGGGAACCCAGGCCTTTCCCGCCTACGGTGCTGATGCCTTAAACGGCTTTGACAGTACACGCGTTGAGGTGGAAATCGAATCTTACGACAGTGATGGCACAGAAAAGATGTCCATTGTGGGGGCTGCCGGATGTGATGGAATAAAGCAGACTCCTATTGTGACTTTAAGATCCTGCACCGAAATTTTCCAGTTTAAGCTTGTCTAAGAGACGCCCCTGCTTTTCTATACATACCATAAAAATCTCGTGCTCCGAGTTCACATTCCCAACATCTCCTTTTCAGGATATGCGGAGGTTGCAAGGCAGTCCCTGATATAAAATGACACGACTGGTTTGGTTCAAAGGTCACTCCAGGCCTGAAGCAAATTTTCAGACAGGCTGCCACCTTCTTATGCATTTTCCGCCATGAATCTTTCTTTTCCAGCGTCCCTCTCCCTCTCTCCTTGCGCCTGTCGAAAAACCTTTCAACAGGCTGCGGGTTGGGCCGGAGACCTGGTAAAGGCGGCCGCCCGAGGAGCCGTTTTACTAATGATTTTACACGGTGGTGCTTTTGGCGCCGAGCGCACTCAGGAATTCCAACTGGTGGCCGGATGGAACGCCATTTACCTGGATGTAGACCCTGCAAATGATGCGGTGGCGGCGAATTTTCAATCCGGGCTGGTGGATGTGGTGGCGCGTTATTTCATCCCGAAGACGCCGGTGCGGTTCATTGAAGACAGCCTGGAGGAGCCGTGGAACACGGCGGGATGGTCTGTGTGGTATGCGCCCTCCCGGGAGGAATCTTTCCTAAACAGCCTGCATGCGGTGCATGGCGGGGCGGCCTATCTGGTGCATGCGGTGCAGGCCGGCACCCTGACCATCCAGGGAGAGACGATCCTGCGGCCGGTGAACTGGAAGATGAATTCCTTCAACCTCACCGGCTTTCCGGTGGAGACTGCTGGGCTGACGTTTGCGCAGTATTTTGCGGGGTCGGGAAACCGGATCGGCACGCGGGTTTACCGCCTGAATAACGGGAGCTGGCAGAAGGTGACGAATCTGACAACGACGCAGATCCGGCCCGGAGAGGCCTATTGGGTCTATTGCGAAGGGAGCACGGACTATGCGGGGCCGCTGTCGCTGGAACTGGCCGGGACGGGCAGCATCAACTTTAATGCCCGGAGCGGCGTGACGACCATCCACCTGCGGAACCAGGTGAATACACCATTCACCGTGCAGGCAAGCATTGAGGCCAACACCGGCCTGCCGCTCTACCATCAGGTGGTGGATTTTCAGGAGTTCACGGCGGAGTCGGCGCTATTCAACGGCAGCTTGCCGCTGGGCACGCTGGCCCCGGGGAAAACGACTGCCCTGCGCCTGGAACTGAGGGCGGAATTTCTGGAGGAGGCGGGTGGATCCGCCATCCTCAAGCTGGCGGCGAGCAATGGTGTCGTCCTCCGTGTGCCCGTCCGCTATCAGGCGGATTAATCTCTGCTTTCGCTGCTGCCCCTGCCTGTCTGCCTTTTTTATCTATCATGAGCCTTTCTGCTTATCATCCTCCGGCGGCTGCGTGCTGTCTTGCGCACATCAGGAGAAGCCTGCCCGGTGTACTCTTCATCCTGCTGGCAGCAGCCGTTTTTCCAACAGGCTTGCTTGCCCAGGCCCCGGCTGTTCCGCCTGCGAATGTGCCCACTAATGCCCTCCAGTTTAACGGCCAGCGTGCGCAAGGCGTGGAGATTCCTGAAACGACGCCTTCCCCTTACAATGTTGAACAGGCTCTCACGATCGAGGCCTGGGTGAATGTGACCTCATGGACCAAACGCTTCCAGGCGGTGGTGACGAAGGGGGATGCCTGGGGCCTGGTGCGTGCCGATGCGCTGCCGCGGCTGGCGTTTCGTACAAAACTCCCGGGAGAAGGGGAGGGATTTCACGATCTGGTGAGCACGGTGGATTTTCCGCTGGGACAATGGACGCACGTGGCGGCCGTCTGGACCAGCTCGCGGAAGCAGCTTTACATGAACGGTGAGCTGGTGGCTGACGCTGCCTTCTCGGACGGAGTGACGACGAATACTTTCCCGGTGATGATCGGGGGTGATGCGCAGTATCCTGACCGCACACTCAATGGCATCATTGACAGCGTCCGGCTCTGGTCTGTCACGCGCACGGCCAACCAGATCAAGCTGTACCGGGCGGAGAATCTGAGGGGCAGCGAGGCAGGGTTGACCGGAGACTGGCGCTTTAATGAAGCCGCAGGTTCTGTGGCGGAAGATGACTCGGCAGGAAACCGGGATGCGACACTGCGGGCTGGCAAACCGGCTTCCGGGACCGGCATCCTGCCGCAGCGGGTGAACGGGCTGGCCCTGGCTGCGCCTTCCGGCGGAAGTCTGGCGGTGTATTTTAACAACAGGACGGTCCAGTTCCCTTCCGCTCTAGGAGCACCGCCGGTGGCCACTCTTCAGCACGTGGAACTGCCAGGAACTTATGATTTCGCCAGCGGCCTGACGGCGGAGATGTGGATCAAACCTCAGGCCCTGCCTGAAGTGGGCAGCGGCTATGTGGCGGTCCTGTCCAAGGGGGAGGCCGCCTGGGAAGTGCGCTACAGGGACACTGGAAAAGTCACCTTTTACACCGAGGGAGTGCAGTCCAACGTGCCAGAGGGGGACGTCCAGGAGCTGATCAGCAAAACGCGTGTGGAGCCCAATGTGTGGACGCATGTGGCGGTGGTGTGGGACCCGGTGGCGAAACTGAAGAGCCTGTATATCAATGGCACGCTGGACTCCAGTACGCCTGCTGAAGGAACCCTGGGACAGACGGTGCTGCCGCTGACGGTGGGCCTGCAGCCGGGGGCCACGGTGCCGCCGAACGCCTACTTCGGGGCCGTGGATGAGCTGCGCCTGTGGAGCATCGTGCGGACCGGGCAGGAGATTTTAAATAACAGCCCGCTGGGGGTGAACGGAACGGAACCGGGCCTGACCGGTGTGTGGAGCTTTGACGAAGCTGCTGGAACGACGGCAGTGGAAAGCTCCGGCCGCTCAGCCGCAGGGCAGCCTTCGGCGGACATGTCCTCTCTGAACCGGGTGGACGGTGTGGCGCTGGGAACCCCGCGGCTGGCCAGCTACACGGTGGATTTTAACGGCTTAAACCAGTATCTGACCATCGCCAACGCCCCGGCCCTGAACGGGTTCACCAATGTGACACTGGAGGCCTGGATCAAGCCGCTGGCACCGAAGTCCCCGGACATGATGATGATCTTCCGCAAGGGCGAAGCGGGTTATGGACTGGCCGTGGATGCGGACATGTACCTGCGTTACATGGTGAGCGGGAACGCACTGAAATCCACTGCCAAGGTCACGCAGGGAGTCTGGAACCACGTGGCCGCCGTCGTGGATGCCACGGCGGGAACGACAACGTTTTACATCAATGGAAAACCCGCAGGCTCCTTCAATTCCACCGTCATCCCGCAGAGCACCGGAGCGCTGTGCATTGGAAAAACGGGAGGCACGGTGCTGTCGCACTTTTTCCATGGCGGCATTGATGAAGTGCGCATCTGGAACAGCGTGCGCACG from Prosthecobacter sp. SYSU 5D2 carries:
- a CDS encoding LamG domain-containing protein — protein: MSLSAYHPPAAACCLAHIRRSLPGVLFILLAAAVFPTGLLAQAPAVPPANVPTNALQFNGQRAQGVEIPETTPSPYNVEQALTIEAWVNVTSWTKRFQAVVTKGDAWGLVRADALPRLAFRTKLPGEGEGFHDLVSTVDFPLGQWTHVAAVWTSSRKQLYMNGELVADAAFSDGVTTNTFPVMIGGDAQYPDRTLNGIIDSVRLWSVTRTANQIKLYRAENLRGSEAGLTGDWRFNEAAGSVAEDDSAGNRDATLRAGKPASGTGILPQRVNGLALAAPSGGSLAVYFNNRTVQFPSALGAPPVATLQHVELPGTYDFASGLTAEMWIKPQALPEVGSGYVAVLSKGEAAWEVRYRDTGKVTFYTEGVQSNVPEGDVQELISKTRVEPNVWTHVAVVWDPVAKLKSLYINGTLDSSTPAEGTLGQTVLPLTVGLQPGATVPPNAYFGAVDELRLWSIVRTGQEILNNSPLGVNGTEPGLTGVWSFDEAAGTTAVESSGRSAAGQPSADMSSLNRVDGVALGTPRLASYTVDFNGLNQYLTIANAPALNGFTNVTLEAWIKPLAPKSPDMMMIFRKGEAGYGLAVDADMYLRYMVSGNALKSTAKVTQGVWNHVAAVVDATAGTTTFYINGKPAGSFNSTVIPQSTGALCIGKTGGTVLSHFFHGGIDEVRIWNSVRTPTEILLLAFSELGGLTAGLAGHWSFTEGSGSTVADNAGNKTATLSGLTGSVWKAGPIFPQVTTLPEGLNLTQNPRAAGLWIGEVVLSHVNEVQKAVNGAAEAVSPTGKEATIRILLHVDASGQVRLLKDLIVMQTQAQGVPLPPARPVLVTDPSKIHLYEGVVRRSGKRVGLRYSTVAFDFPGFEMTMIGGIGPGAACGGRIDIAKNAPTNPYRHKFHPDHGEGFDIIRVFSLEFDGVPADPLKAAPGYGVDRITGVYRESIAGLHKITLKTEGIVTLNRISTVPTLNAP